A part of Desulfobacter sp. genomic DNA contains:
- a CDS encoding response regulator, which produces MTDDTRSKQELINELNALRKENQELKKAMDTSGQEKTAPPPRTQTILIVDDNEDTRSIVADMLDELGYASLSAATAQEARDCIRTAGKRIGLVISDIVMPGEDGPDMMKEILAVNPDIKVIFMSGYAEDEIVHDSVYKIQDTAAAFMKKPFTLEELESRVAAQLGE; this is translated from the coding sequence ATGACGGACGATACCAGATCCAAACAGGAACTCATTAACGAACTCAATGCCCTGCGCAAAGAAAACCAGGAGCTGAAAAAGGCCATGGACACCAGCGGCCAGGAAAAGACAGCGCCCCCTCCCAGAACACAAACCATCCTCATCGTGGACGATAACGAAGACACACGGTCCATTGTTGCTGATATGCTTGACGAACTTGGATATGCGTCATTGTCCGCAGCAACGGCCCAGGAGGCCCGTGACTGCATCAGAACAGCCGGAAAACGGATCGGCCTTGTCATCTCAGACATTGTTATGCCCGGAGAAGACGGGCCTGACATGATGAAGGAAATCCTAGCCGTCAATCCGGATATCAAGGTGATTTTCATGTCCGGATATGCCGAAGACGAGATTGTACATGATTCGGTATATAAAATTCAGGATACCGCTGCGGCATTCATGAAAAAACCCTTTACCCTGGAAGAACTAGAATCCCGGGTAGCCGCCCAGTTGGGCGAATAA
- a CDS encoding diguanylate cyclase produces the protein MLDHLYPDNIETTGKYLRLTLQQIARHNLPYNPIVYAVWYEYASGRNPELNRLIDSYETAKKPISFDRVLDWFRSYIADHQTILTEKKTREFKSIITEVSKHIGDSGSRLAGSETRIEAFTEGINSAAPDTLEKASQGILSETRSIMRENKSLKRGMDETITEIDALKKELEGMKQAAKTDTLTGLLNRRGFNQAVARAMEEAAASGTPLSAILCDIDHFKQVNDIHGHLIGDNVLKMLAKLLKDHIKGKDIAARFGGEEFILVLPETGLDGGVSLAEQIRKSLQSMRWRAKNSGKTIGPITISMGVSLYRPGEDVEALIQRADEALYYAKENGRNRTVTQADLENA, from the coding sequence ATGTTAGACCATTTATATCCGGATAATATCGAAACCACTGGTAAGTATCTGAGGCTGACCCTTCAGCAGATTGCCCGTCACAACCTGCCATATAACCCCATTGTCTATGCGGTCTGGTATGAATATGCATCGGGCAGAAACCCTGAACTGAACCGGCTTATAGACTCATATGAAACTGCGAAAAAGCCCATCTCCTTTGACAGGGTGCTGGACTGGTTCAGAAGCTATATTGCCGACCACCAAACCATCCTGACCGAGAAAAAAACCCGGGAATTCAAATCTATTATCACCGAGGTTTCCAAACACATTGGAGATTCGGGAAGCCGGCTTGCCGGCAGTGAGACACGGATAGAAGCCTTCACCGAGGGGATCAACTCCGCCGCCCCCGATACCCTGGAGAAAGCCTCCCAAGGCATACTTTCCGAAACCCGGTCCATCATGAGGGAGAATAAATCCCTCAAAAGGGGCATGGACGAGACCATTACGGAAATAGACGCCCTGAAAAAAGAGCTGGAGGGGATGAAGCAGGCCGCCAAAACAGATACCCTCACGGGCCTGCTCAACCGCCGGGGATTTAACCAGGCCGTGGCCCGTGCCATGGAAGAGGCCGCAGCCAGCGGCACTCCCCTGTCAGCCATTCTCTGTGACATCGACCATTTTAAACAGGTCAACGACATTCACGGGCACCTTATCGGCGATAATGTGCTGAAAATGCTGGCAAAACTTTTAAAAGACCATATTAAGGGAAAGGATATCGCCGCCAGGTTCGGGGGAGAGGAATTCATCCTGGTGCTGCCGGAGACCGGTTTGGATGGAGGGGTTTCCCTGGCGGAACAGATCCGGAAAAGCCTTCAGTCCATGAGGTGGCGGGCCAAAAATTCAGGGAAAACCATCGGCCCCATCACCATTTCAATGGGAGTGTCCCTGTACAGGCCCGGCGAAGATGTGGAGGCCCTGATCCAGCGGGCCGACGAGGCCCTCTATTATGCCAAGGAAAACGGAAGGAACCGGACCGTCACCCAAGCGGACCTGGAAAACGCCTGA
- the ilvN gene encoding acetolactate synthase small subunit — MKKNRYTLTMLVENEPGVTARITGLFAGRGYNIETICGAPTANPKMSRITITTLASPLMLEQCMKQIKRLVNVIKLRDMTGEKAVKREMALICVKARPEHQEEIKSLIADFNGRMMDQGSRHYIFEVTGDEDAIDVLLERLTPFGIKKLARSGVLALYKEP; from the coding sequence ATGAAAAAAAACAGATATACCCTGACCATGCTGGTTGAAAACGAACCCGGGGTCACCGCAAGAATCACCGGGCTCTTTGCCGGCAGAGGATACAATATCGAAACCATCTGCGGCGCGCCCACGGCCAACCCCAAGATGTCAAGAATCACCATTACCACCCTGGCAAGCCCCCTGATGCTTGAGCAGTGCATGAAACAGATCAAGCGGCTGGTCAATGTGATCAAACTCAGGGACATGACCGGGGAAAAGGCAGTGAAACGGGAAATGGCACTGATCTGCGTTAAGGCCCGGCCCGAGCACCAGGAAGAAATCAAATCGTTGATAGCGGATTTCAACGGCAGAATGATGGACCAAGGCAGCCGCCACTATATTTTTGAAGTGACCGGAGATGAGGACGCCATTGATGTGCTTTTGGAACGCCTCACCCCCTTTGGCATCAAAAAGCTGGCCCGCTCAGGGGTCCTGGCACTCTATAAGGAACCCTGA
- a CDS encoding HDOD domain-containing protein, with protein sequence MSYRTFEHIAAGQFKAIKQSDHILQAYLGTCLGVSLYDPVAKAGGLIHILLPEPPGDYGSPTPEKYASTGIPILIKTLTGMGCRPENLKAVIAGGAFVGPLSHQDIGLDIGGRSAEIAQELLRGQGIEIINSETGGFFTCTLELDMKTGDARIKPAWEQTLGSADHFSPPTIENIRQTIATLKPIPQTALKILRMFQQHRCGIDEITLELARDQVLSAQTLKLCNSAIFSGTMKIETLKDAVLLLGRDMLVKTVITAAVEAYYDQTGATGYSMCRGGLFFHAVGVAKLAEHLADNTEKVDGKLAYTAGLLHDIGKVVLDQFIADSAPLLFRNIGRNRESFIRSEKKILGITHCQAGAVLAENWGFSDTLAQVVAHHHNPESATAAKDLVAIVYMADLLMERFFTGIDLEKMQTRSLGGVVRQLGLEKVDLPGLIDALPLEALTPNPKQTDGTIDDR encoded by the coding sequence ATGAGCTATAGAACATTCGAGCATATTGCCGCCGGCCAATTCAAGGCAATAAAGCAGTCAGACCATATTCTCCAGGCTTACCTGGGCACCTGCCTGGGTGTTTCTCTTTATGATCCGGTTGCCAAAGCCGGGGGTCTGATCCATATTCTGTTGCCCGAACCGCCGGGCGATTACGGCAGCCCCACACCGGAAAAATACGCATCCACCGGCATTCCCATCCTCATCAAAACCCTTACCGGTATGGGCTGCCGCCCTGAAAACCTCAAGGCCGTTATTGCCGGCGGCGCCTTTGTGGGGCCGTTATCCCACCAGGACATCGGCCTGGATATCGGCGGAAGGTCGGCGGAAATCGCCCAGGAACTGCTCCGGGGCCAAGGCATTGAGATCATCAACTCCGAAACCGGGGGTTTTTTTACCTGTACCCTTGAACTGGATATGAAAACCGGGGACGCCCGGATCAAACCGGCCTGGGAACAAACCCTCGGGTCGGCTGACCATTTTTCTCCGCCGACCATAGAAAACATCCGGCAGACCATCGCCACCCTCAAGCCCATTCCCCAAACCGCCCTGAAAATCCTGAGAATGTTCCAGCAACACCGGTGCGGTATTGACGAAATCACCCTGGAACTGGCCCGGGACCAGGTGCTCAGCGCCCAAACGCTGAAACTGTGCAACTCGGCCATTTTTTCAGGCACCATGAAAATAGAAACCCTCAAGGATGCAGTGCTGCTGCTGGGCAGGGACATGCTGGTCAAAACGGTTATAACGGCGGCAGTGGAAGCCTACTACGACCAAACCGGAGCCACCGGATACTCCATGTGCAGGGGCGGCCTGTTTTTCCATGCCGTGGGTGTGGCCAAACTGGCCGAACACCTGGCAGACAACACTGAAAAAGTAGACGGAAAACTGGCCTACACGGCAGGACTCCTCCACGACATCGGCAAAGTGGTTCTGGACCAGTTCATTGCGGACAGCGCCCCGCTGCTGTTCAGAAATATCGGGAGAAACAGGGAAAGCTTTATCCGCTCGGAAAAAAAGATCCTGGGGATCACCCACTGCCAGGCCGGTGCGGTTCTGGCTGAAAACTGGGGATTTTCAGATACCCTGGCCCAGGTGGTCGCCCACCACCACAATCCGGAATCGGCAACAGCGGCAAAGGACCTGGTGGCCATTGTTTACATGGCGGACCTGCTCATGGAAAGATTCTTCACCGGAATTGACCTTGAAAAAATGCAGACCCGGAGCCTGGGAGGGGTGGTCAGACAACTGGGCCTGGAAAAAGTGGATCTCCCCGGGCTCATCGACGCCCTGCCCCTGGAGGCCCTGACCCCCAATCCAAAGCAAACAGACGGGACAATAGATGACAGATAA
- a CDS encoding L-seryl-tRNA(Sec) selenium transferase has product MTDKQALLKSLPGVDHLLAAAGEDERFKEIPRKVVVEALRQSIDAARRKILSGAGADTGDRAIINAAAQKAGQAVKNRLVPLINATGVVLHTNLGRALLCRDALENIQRISGAYSNLELNLGTGKRGIRYAAIEDLICELTGAEAAMAVNNNAGAVLLALNTIAQGEEVVVSRGELVEIGGSFRVPDVMTKSGCLLKEVGTTNRTHPRDYEGAINENTGLLLKVHTSNYKIQGFTASVSLRDMVSIGRKHGIPVMEDLGSGTFIDFSPYGMPAEPVVAERVAAGADVVTFSGDKLLGGPQAGIIVGKKETLDRIKANPLTRALRIDKMTLAALEATLKLYRDTERAVREIPTLRMLTMPYEAISETAETLFEMLTDALGDAVDIRLADMESRPGGGSYPDLKLPTRCITLRPVHMSVSALEKQLRASNPPVMGRIEDDRFIMDPRTLQPGQEALLTQTLNRLIHKK; this is encoded by the coding sequence ATGACAGATAAGCAGGCGTTATTAAAATCACTGCCCGGCGTGGACCATCTCCTGGCCGCAGCCGGGGAGGATGAACGGTTTAAAGAAATTCCCAGGAAAGTGGTGGTGGAAGCATTGAGGCAGAGCATTGACGCCGCCCGAAGAAAAATACTTTCCGGCGCCGGCGCCGACACCGGAGACCGGGCCATCATCAACGCCGCCGCCCAAAAAGCCGGGCAGGCGGTAAAAAACAGGTTGGTCCCCCTGATCAACGCCACCGGCGTGGTCCTCCATACCAACCTGGGCCGGGCCCTGCTCTGCCGGGACGCCCTGGAGAATATTCAGCGGATATCAGGCGCCTATTCCAACCTGGAACTGAACCTCGGGACGGGAAAACGGGGGATCCGCTATGCCGCCATCGAAGACCTGATCTGCGAGCTGACAGGGGCCGAGGCGGCCATGGCCGTGAATAACAATGCCGGGGCCGTGCTCCTGGCCCTGAACACCATCGCCCAAGGGGAGGAAGTGGTGGTCTCCCGGGGGGAACTGGTGGAAATCGGCGGTTCCTTCAGGGTGCCCGACGTGATGACCAAAAGCGGATGCCTGCTAAAGGAAGTGGGCACCACCAACCGGACCCATCCCCGGGACTATGAGGGCGCCATCAACGAAAATACCGGGCTGCTGCTCAAGGTGCACACCTCCAACTATAAAATCCAGGGGTTCACGGCAAGTGTCTCCCTAAGGGATATGGTGTCCATCGGCAGAAAACACGGAATTCCGGTGATGGAGGACCTGGGCTCTGGCACCTTTATTGATTTCAGCCCCTACGGCATGCCGGCGGAGCCTGTGGTGGCGGAGCGGGTGGCGGCGGGCGCCGATGTGGTGACCTTCAGCGGAGACAAGCTTCTGGGCGGTCCCCAGGCCGGGATCATTGTGGGCAAAAAAGAGACCCTGGACCGGATCAAAGCCAACCCCCTCACCCGGGCCCTGCGCATCGATAAAATGACCCTGGCGGCACTGGAAGCAACGCTCAAGCTTTACAGGGACACCGAACGGGCCGTCCGGGAGATTCCGACCCTGAGGATGCTCACCATGCCCTATGAGGCCATCTCGGAAACGGCGGAGACATTGTTTGAGATGCTGACAGATGCGTTGGGGGATGCTGTTGATATCCGTCTGGCAGACATGGAATCCAGACCCGGCGGCGGCTCTTACCCCGATCTAAAGCTGCCCACCCGGTGTATCACCCTGAGGCCGGTCCATATGTCCGTATCCGCCCTCGAAAAACAGCTGCGGGCATCGAATCCGCCGGTGATGGGCCGCATTGAAGATGACAGATTCATCATGGATCCCAGAACCCTTCAACCCGGACAGGAAGCCCTGCTGACACAAACCCTTAACAGGCTGATTCATAAAAAATGA
- a CDS encoding tetratricopeptide repeat protein, with the protein MIKKFTSTEIHFLKTGSGDQPVSPPDIYLSDLLHSPTVQFTAFEGRLDQAPLPDDKFIAAVVRIAPDGSDDTGEKAGEVFESCFNAILNKNRGIWESLDQATFALVFWDYDTEKDGTRLLGLLKEKIEKRLKADLIMGLAAYPFQDFSRNHILGNALKALDHAAFFEPGRMISFDAISLNISGDRLYQLKKHQEAIEEYKKGLQILPKDINLINSLGVAYGITGQLDKALEQFEQASAINPEEVMVIYNIGLIHRINDNEDRAMLYLKKAHGINPDIFEIELLLGYLLFKDGQFDRAIPHLDTAIGLKPESGTPFRIKGQIFLDRKDAPGAGAAFNTAVKLNPTDAAALSGYAHAMALQKKNLGIALSFAQKSVAMDPENALFVSRLEEIQDIHDQVQSQNRANAIKSA; encoded by the coding sequence ATGATCAAAAAATTCACCTCAACGGAAATTCATTTTTTAAAAACCGGATCCGGCGACCAGCCGGTATCCCCCCCGGATATTTATCTGTCCGACCTGCTCCACAGCCCAACGGTCCAATTCACCGCATTTGAAGGGCGGCTGGACCAGGCCCCCCTCCCCGATGACAAATTCATTGCCGCCGTGGTCCGCATCGCCCCGGATGGCTCCGATGACACAGGGGAAAAGGCCGGAGAGGTATTCGAATCCTGCTTTAACGCCATCCTGAATAAGAACCGTGGGATATGGGAAAGCCTGGACCAGGCCACCTTTGCCCTAGTCTTCTGGGATTACGATACTGAGAAAGACGGCACCCGGCTTCTGGGCCTGTTAAAAGAAAAAATTGAAAAGCGCCTCAAGGCAGATCTGATCATGGGACTGGCGGCTTACCCCTTCCAGGATTTTTCCCGGAATCATATCCTGGGTAACGCACTCAAGGCCCTGGATCATGCCGCCTTTTTCGAACCGGGCCGGATGATCTCCTTTGATGCGATTTCCCTGAACATCAGCGGGGACAGGCTCTATCAGCTCAAGAAACACCAGGAGGCCATCGAAGAATACAAAAAAGGCCTGCAGATACTGCCCAAGGATATCAACCTCATCAACAGCCTTGGGGTGGCATACGGGATCACGGGACAGCTGGACAAGGCCCTGGAACAATTTGAACAGGCCTCGGCCATCAACCCTGAAGAGGTAATGGTCATTTACAATATCGGCCTGATCCACCGGATAAATGACAATGAAGACCGGGCCATGCTCTATCTGAAAAAGGCCCACGGCATCAATCCGGACATATTTGAAATCGAACTGCTTCTAGGCTATCTTTTGTTCAAGGACGGGCAGTTTGACCGGGCCATTCCCCACCTGGATACCGCCATCGGGCTGAAACCGGAATCCGGCACCCCCTTTAGGATCAAGGGACAGATCTTCCTGGACAGAAAAGACGCCCCCGGGGCCGGGGCCGCCTTTAACACGGCCGTAAAACTCAACCCCACAGATGCTGCCGCCCTGTCAGGTTATGCCCATGCCATGGCCCTGCAGAAAAAAAACCTCGGCATTGCATTGAGCTTTGCCCAAAAGAGTGTGGCCATGGATCCGGAAAATGCGCTATTTGTGAGCCGCCTGGAAGAGATCCAGGATATCCATGACCAGGTTCAATCACAGAACCGGGCCAACGCCATTAAATCCGCCTGA
- a CDS encoding D-sedoheptulose 7-phosphate isomerase, producing MKEIIQTAVAESIRAKEKFFSSHTDLVMDCARAMARTLESGGKILLFGNGGSAADCQHIAAEFVNRFQIERPPLAAIALTCDTSIITSIGNDYSYDEIFLKQVQALGRKGDMAIGISTSGNSPNVVLAAEAARDMGLTLVGFSGPGGKLKAISDMAFCVDSPVTARIQEVHILLAHVLCDLTERMIFNG from the coding sequence ATGAAAGAGATCATACAAACGGCAGTTGCAGAAAGCATCCGTGCCAAGGAAAAATTTTTCAGCAGCCACACCGACCTTGTGATGGACTGTGCCCGGGCCATGGCCCGAACCCTTGAATCCGGAGGCAAAATCCTGCTCTTCGGCAACGGGGGCTCGGCAGCCGACTGCCAGCACATTGCCGCTGAATTCGTCAACCGGTTCCAGATCGAGCGGCCGCCCCTGGCAGCCATCGCCCTGACCTGCGACACCTCCATTATCACCAGCATCGGCAATGACTACTCCTATGACGAAATTTTCCTGAAACAGGTACAGGCCCTGGGCAGAAAAGGAGACATGGCCATCGGCATTTCCACCTCGGGCAACTCCCCCAATGTGGTATTGGCGGCCGAGGCAGCCAGGGACATGGGGCTGACCCTGGTTGGGTTTTCGGGTCCCGGAGGCAAGCTCAAGGCGATCAGCGATATGGCCTTTTGCGTGGATTCACCGGTCACGGCCCGGATCCAGGAGGTCCACATCCTGCTGGCCCATGTCCTCTGCGACCTCACCGAAAGGATGATTTTCAATGGCTGA
- a CDS encoding mechanosensitive ion channel, whose translation MALGLQDSITTITVYVIWMFGILISMHVFGLNTASLAVAFGALGIGLGFGLQNIFNNFISGIILLFERPIQVGDDVEVNGIWAQVKKINVRSTVVQTYDNASLIIPNADFISNQVTNWSFKDKRIRRNIDVGVAYGSDVELVRETLLEIARNTPRVLGYPVPDVLFRDFGDSALIFRLRIWTDIDNMLRVETNIRFRIDKLFRERKIEISFPQRDIHIRSIADSPGENPKSESGKNIPGIEVGS comes from the coding sequence ATGGCGCTGGGGCTTCAGGATTCCATCACCACCATCACCGTGTATGTGATATGGATGTTCGGGATTCTTATTTCCATGCATGTGTTCGGCCTGAATACCGCATCCTTGGCAGTCGCCTTCGGCGCATTGGGTATCGGGCTTGGTTTCGGGCTCCAGAATATCTTCAATAATTTTATTTCCGGCATCATCCTGCTGTTTGAGCGGCCCATACAGGTCGGGGACGATGTGGAAGTCAACGGTATCTGGGCCCAGGTAAAAAAAATAAATGTACGGTCCACCGTGGTGCAGACCTATGACAATGCCTCCCTGATCATTCCCAATGCCGATTTCATAAGCAACCAGGTGACCAATTGGAGTTTCAAAGACAAGCGGATACGTAGAAATATCGATGTCGGCGTGGCCTACGGCTCTGATGTAGAACTGGTACGGGAAACACTGCTGGAGATCGCCAGAAACACCCCCAGGGTACTTGGATACCCAGTACCGGATGTCCTTTTCCGGGATTTTGGGGACAGTGCACTGATTTTCAGGCTCCGGATATGGACCGATATTGACAACATGCTTAGGGTGGAAACAAATATCAGGTTCAGAATCGACAAACTATTCAGGGAAAGAAAAATTGAAATCAGCTTTCCCCAGCGGGATATTCACATTCGCTCAATTGCGGACTCCCCCGGCGAAAATCCCAAATCGGAATCAGGAAAAAACATCCCTGGTATTGAAGTCGGGAGCTAA
- the corA gene encoding magnesium/cobalt transporter CorA translates to MPRFFRKSKKHAGASPGTLYDIKGPDAGESRISMIAYTEDSLEEAELDDIHSAVSFINESGIVWIHILGLPGEAVLSRIGELFNIHALTLEDVVNPGQRPKFEDFETYFYVALKQLDYDPLEKLLSAYHTSLIVCDNVLISFQEKEDPCLAPVKKRIRNGRGRIRKSGSGYLAYALVDSIVDHYYLTLAEIGDEIESLEREMLDSIYSDQLERIHGLKREMIFLRKQIWPVREALTRLMKSESPLLPGSTDRFLADVYDHVIHILDTVDTFRELLGSMLELYMSAQSNRMNEVMRTLTIIATIFIPLTFLAGIYGMNFKFMPELEWQWGYFGLLGIMAAVGSVMVIYFKWKKWF, encoded by the coding sequence ATGCCAAGATTTTTCAGGAAGTCTAAAAAACATGCCGGTGCTTCCCCGGGGACGCTTTATGATATAAAAGGGCCTGATGCGGGGGAAAGCCGGATCTCAATGATCGCATACACCGAAGATTCATTGGAGGAGGCTGAACTGGATGATATCCATTCCGCTGTATCTTTCATTAATGAAAGCGGTATTGTTTGGATCCATATCCTTGGCCTTCCGGGTGAGGCCGTGCTTTCCCGGATCGGTGAATTATTTAATATCCATGCATTGACCCTGGAGGATGTTGTCAATCCCGGCCAACGTCCCAAGTTTGAGGACTTTGAAACTTATTTTTATGTGGCCCTGAAGCAACTTGACTACGATCCTTTAGAAAAACTGCTATCCGCATATCACACCAGCCTGATTGTCTGTGACAATGTGTTGATTTCCTTCCAGGAAAAGGAAGACCCTTGCCTGGCTCCAGTGAAGAAAAGAATCCGCAACGGCAGGGGGCGCATCCGGAAATCCGGTTCCGGATACCTTGCCTATGCCCTGGTTGATTCGATTGTTGACCACTATTATCTTACACTCGCAGAGATCGGGGATGAAATTGAATCCCTGGAGCGTGAAATGCTTGACAGCATTTATTCCGATCAACTCGAACGCATCCACGGCCTAAAGCGTGAAATGATTTTCCTGAGAAAGCAGATTTGGCCGGTGCGGGAGGCCTTGACCCGGCTGATGAAATCCGAGTCCCCTCTGCTGCCCGGGTCAACGGACCGTTTCCTTGCCGATGTCTACGATCATGTCATTCACATACTGGATACGGTTGATACCTTTCGTGAATTATTGGGCTCCATGTTGGAGCTTTATATGTCCGCCCAGAGCAACCGGATGAACGAAGTCATGAGAACCCTGACCATCATCGCCACCATTTTTATTCCTTTGACCTTTCTTGCCGGAATCTATGGGATGAATTTCAAATTCATGCCGGAACTGGAATGGCAATGGGGGTATTTCGGGCTATTGGGAATCATGGCAGCGGTGGGAAGCGTAATGGTTATTTATTTTAAATGGAAAAAATGGTTCTAG
- a CDS encoding zinc ribbon domain-containing protein, whose translation MPIYEYKCNACGKDFETLVMGSSKPQCPECESQDLARKMSRCGFVSKSQGPGGQVQTTTSAGSSGCAGCTSTNCSSCSTSIG comes from the coding sequence ATGCCAATTTACGAATATAAATGCAATGCCTGCGGCAAGGATTTTGAAACCCTGGTCATGGGCAGTTCCAAACCCCAGTGCCCCGAATGTGAAAGCCAGGACCTTGCCAGAAAGATGTCCAGATGCGGATTTGTATCAAAATCCCAGGGCCCCGGAGGCCAGGTTCAGACTACCACTTCCGCAGGCAGCTCTGGCTGCGCCGGCTGTACGTCCACCAATTGCAGTTCCTGCAGCACCAGCATAGGATAA
- the hemC gene encoding hydroxymethylbilane synthase has product MKNKVRIGTRGSQLALWQANYIKGRIEQAFEQIEVDIVIIKTTGDRITDRPLAMVGGKGLFVKEIETALLENRIDLAVHSMKDMPGELPPGLVIGAVPERENPFDVLISREGKAFSDYPQGAVIGTSSLRRGSQLKHARPDLEISSIRGNLDTRLKKLKSGEYDAIVLAAAGLRRLGQEKEISEYLNEEIMVPAVGQGALCIETRENDPDMAPVMEALDHGPTRVCVEGERAFLKQIEGSCHIPVACFGKLIQEDIVLTAIVASEDGSEVIRESIAAQAGNVAQKGRKLAEQLLENGGKRILESLNSNE; this is encoded by the coding sequence ATGAAAAATAAAGTGCGCATCGGCACCCGGGGAAGCCAACTGGCCCTGTGGCAGGCCAACTATATCAAAGGCCGTATCGAACAGGCCTTTGAGCAGATCGAAGTTGACATCGTCATCATTAAAACCACCGGAGACCGGATCACGGACCGCCCCCTGGCCATGGTGGGGGGTAAAGGGCTCTTTGTTAAAGAAATCGAAACCGCCCTTCTGGAAAACCGCATCGACCTGGCCGTCCATTCCATGAAGGACATGCCCGGAGAACTGCCTCCGGGCCTTGTCATCGGCGCTGTACCCGAGAGGGAAAATCCCTTTGACGTTCTGATCAGCCGGGAAGGAAAGGCCTTTTCAGACTATCCCCAGGGGGCTGTCATCGGCACCTCCAGCCTGAGACGGGGCTCCCAGCTCAAACATGCCCGGCCCGACCTGGAAATCAGCTCCATCCGGGGCAACCTGGACACCCGGCTCAAAAAACTGAAATCCGGGGAATACGACGCCATTGTGCTGGCAGCCGCCGGCCTGAGACGCCTGGGCCAGGAAAAGGAAATCTCAGAATACCTCAACGAAGAGATCATGGTACCGGCCGTGGGACAGGGCGCCCTCTGTATTGAGACCCGGGAAAATGATCCGGACATGGCCCCTGTCATGGAGGCCCTGGATCATGGCCCCACCCGGGTCTGTGTAGAGGGAGAGCGGGCCTTTCTTAAACAGATCGAGGGGTCCTGCCATATTCCGGTGGCCTGTTTCGGCAAGCTGATTCAGGAAGATATTGTACTTACGGCAATTGTCGCATCGGAAGACGGCAGTGAAGTCATCAGGGAAAGCATCGCCGCCCAGGCCGGAAACGTGGCCCAAAAAGGACGGAAACTGGCAGAACAGCTGCTTGAAAACGGCGGCAAACGCATATTGGAGAGTCTGAATTCAAATGAGTAA